GATGAACGCGTCCTACGGGCCCAACGGCGGGCTGCCCGTGCACCATCTCGACGCCGTGGTACGCGGCCAGCCGGTCGTGACCCGATGGGACCCGTGCATGTACAGCCCCATCCACCAGGACGACATCAACGAGCAGCTCGAGGCCCTTCTGGCCGCCGCCGCCGTGCCGGCCGTCGTCGTCAACTGGGCCGGGGACGAGCCGGTGAGCGTGCAGGAGTGGGCCGCACACATGGGAGAGCTGGCCGGCCGCCCGGCCGAGGTCACCGTCACCCCGGTGCCGAACACGCTGCGGGGATCGGTGGCCGACGGCACCCGGCGGCGGTCCTTCACCGGCCCGTGCCGGGTCGGGTGGCGCGACGGCCTGCGCCGCACCTACGAGGCGCGCTACCCGCCGGGCTGATCCCGCCCGGGGCCGCCCGTCCCGGCGCCGGTCAGCGGCAGTCGGAGCACAGCCCGACGAAGTCGAAGCGGTGATCGGTCACGGAGAAGGCGTCCTCCTCCTCCACCGCCCGGGCCGCCTCGGCCAGGGCCCGCTCCAGCCGGGGCGAGGGGCGCACGTCCGCCACCACGCCGCACGAGTGACATACGAGGTGGTGATGGTGGCCGGACAGGTCCTCGCCCAGCTCGAAGCGTCCGTGGTCGTCGGCCCCGCTCACCCGCCGCACCGCCCCGGCTTCGATCAGGACGGTGATGTTCCGGTAGGCGCTGCTCTGGGTCAGCTCGGGAGTGGTGAGAATGATTTCCCGGATGGTGACGGGACGGCCGGCCGCCGCCAGGGTCTCGACCAGGGCCCGGCGTAGGGCGGTGTAGCGCTGCTCGACCCGGGCCAGCAGGATGGCCACCTCGTCGTGCACGCTGGACAGACTAGGAATCATTCTTATTATAGTGTAGCCCATGGAGTCCAGATCGCTGCTGCTGCCGGCGCTGGCGGTCGTGGCTCTGGGGGCAGCCGTCGCCGGATGCGGCCGCGGGCCGGCAGCCGCCGGGTCGTCGGGCGGAGACCACCTCTCGGTGGTCGCGGCGGAGAACTTCTGGGGCAGCATCGCCGCCCAGCTCGGAGGGACCAGGGTGACGGTCACGAGCATCATCACCAACCCGGACACCGATCCCCATTCCTACGAGCCCACCCCTGCCGACGCCGTGGCCCTGGCCAAGGCCGACATGGTCGTCTACAACGGGATCGGCTACGACCCGTGGGTCCAGCAGCTGCTGGCCGCCGACCCGGCGGCGGGCCGGGCCGCGCTGGACGTGGGTGACGTGGTGGGGATCCGGCCCGGCGGCAATCCCCACCGCTGGTACTCCCCCACCAACGTCGGCCGGGTGATCGACGCCATCACCGCCGGCTACGAGCACGCCCGGCCCAGGGACGCGTCCTACTTCGACCGGCAGCGCGCCACCTTCCTCTCCTCCGGCCTGGCGCGGTACCACTCGCTCCTGGCCTCCATCAGGGCCAGGTACGCGGGCACCCCGGTCGGGGCGTCCGAGAGCATCTTCGCGCCCATGGCCCAGGCCCTCGGCCTCGACCTGCTCACACCGGCGAGCTTCCTCGACGCCGTCAGCGAGGGCGGCGAGCCCACCGCGGCCGACAAGGCGACCATCGACAACCAGATCCGCACCCACGCCATCAAGCTCCTCGTGTTCAACAGCCAGAACGCCACCCCTGACGTGCAGGCCCAGGTCGACGCCGCCCGGCTCGCGGGCATCCCGGTGACGGCCATGACCGAGACCCTGACCCCGGCCTCGGCCACCTTCGAGGCCTGGCAGGCGCGCCAGCTCGAGAGCCTGCAGGCCGCCCTGCACCGGGCCACGGGACGATGACCGGCGCCGGCCCGCAGGAGGTGATCTCCGCCACCCGCGCCGCCGTGGCCCTGGGGGGCCGGCGGGTGTGGCGCGACCTCGACATGCAGGTCGACGCCGGCGAGTTCGTGGCCGTGCTCGGCCCCAACGGGGCCGGCAAGTCGACGCTGGTGAAGGCCGTGCTCGGCCTGCTGCCGCTGGCCGCCGGCACCCTGACCGTGCTCGGGGACCGGCCCGGGCGCCACAACGACGCCATCGGGTACCTGCCCCAGCGGCGCAGCTTCGACGCCGGGCTGCGGGTCCGGGGCCGGGACATGGTGCAGCTCGGTCTCGACGGGGACCGCTGGGGCGTGCCCCTCCCGGGCCGGACCGGGCGACGGCGCCGGTCGGAGATCCGGGTCCAGCAGACGATCGAGCTGGTGGGGGCGGGCCCCTTTGCCGACCGCCCGGTGGGAGAGGTGTCGGGGGGGGAGCAGCAGCGCCTGCTGATAGCCCAGGCCCTGGTCCGCCAGCCCCGGCTTCTGATCCTCGACGAGCCCCTGGACAGCCTCGACCTCCCCAACCAGGCCGCGGTGGCGGCCCTGGTGGCCAAGGTGTGTGGCGAGGGGGTGACGGTCGTGATGGTGGCCCACGACGTCAACCCGATCCTCCCCTATCTCGACCGGGTCGTGTACCTCGGGCGGGGCAGCGCCGTCAGCGGGGCGCCGGCCGAGGTGATCACGTCGTCGACCCTCACCGATCTGTTCAGCACCCCGATCGAGGTGCTGCACGCGTCCGACGGCCGCCTCGTCGTGGTGGGCCAGCCCGAGCCCCCCGCCTACCACGCCGACCGGCACACCCACTCCTAGGCCCGGTCGTGTTCGCCTATCACTTCATGGTCAACGCCTTCCGGGCGGGGACGATCGTGGCGGTGGCGGGCGGGCTCATGGGCTGGTTCATGGTCCTGCGCCGCCAGACCTTCGCCGGCCACACCCTCGCGGTCGTCGGGTTCCCCGGCGCTGCCGGGGCGGTGTGGCTGGGGGTGAACGCGGCGTGGGGGTACTTCGGGTTCTGCGGAGCAGGGGCGCTGCTGATCGCCGCCCTGCCCCGCGCCACCGGCGGGGACCGCAGCCACGAGTCGGCGGGCATCGGCGTCGTGCAGGCCTTCGGTCTGGCGGCCGGCTTCCTGTTCGTCAGCCTGTACCACGGGTTCCTGAACGGGGTGAGCTCCCTGCTGTTCGGCAGCTTCCTCGGGATCACCGACGGGCAGGTGCTCACCCTTCTGCTCGTGTGCACCGCGGCGGTGGTGGCGCTGGCGCTGGCCGGGCGCCCTCTCCTGTTCGCGTCGGTCGACCCCGACGTGGCGGCGGCGCGGGGCGTGCCGGTGCGCGCCGTGTCCGCCGGTTTCCTGCTGGCCCTCGGCCTCACCGTCGCCGAGATCAGCCAGATCACCGGGGCCCTGCTGGTGTTCGCCGTGCTGGTCATGCCCGCCGCCGCCGCCCAGGCCCTCACCATCCGCCCCGGGGCCGGCCTGGCCGCGTCGGTCGTGATCGCAGTCGGGATCACCTGGGCCGCCCTGACCGCGGCCTACCACTCGTCGTGGCCCATCGGGTTCTGGATCGCCACCTTCGGCTTCGGCGTCTACCTGGCGGCGTCGGGGTGGCGCCGATGGCGGAGCCGGCGGTGAGCCTCCTGGCCCATCCGTTCATGCGCAACGCCTACCTGGCGGGAACGGCCATCGCCGTCCTGGCCGGACTGGTCGGGTACTTCGTGGTGCTGCGCAGCCAGGTCTTCACCGGCGACGCCCTCAGCCACGTCGCGTTCACCGGCGCCCTGGCCGCCCTGGCGGCGGGGATCGACGCCCGGCTGGGGCTGTTCGCCGCGACCATCGCCGTCGGCGCCGGCATGGCCGTCATCGGGAGGAACGGGCGGGCCGACGACGTGGTGACCGGCACCGTCTTCGCGTGGGTCCTCGGCGTGGGCGTGCTGATGCTGACGCTCTACACGACGTCAAACAGCACCGGGAACTCCGCCGCGGGCGTGAACGTGCTGTTCGGGTCGATCTTCGGGTTGTCAGCGGGACAGGCCCGCTTTGCGGCCGTGTTGGCCTCGGTGCTGGTGCTCGTCGTGCTGGCCGGGGCCCGGCCCCTCCTGTTCGCCAGTGTCGACGACGCCGTGGCCGCGGCGCGCGGCGTCCCGGTGCGCGTCCTCGGCGTCGGGTTCCTCGCCGTGGTCGGGGCCACCGCCGCCGAGGCGACCCAGGCCGTCGGCGCCCTGTTGCTGCTCGGCCTGCTCGCCGCCCCCGCAGGAGCGGCCCTGCGCCTGACCAGCCGGCCGTACCGGGCCATGTGGCTCTCGGCCGGGCTGGCCGTCGCCTCGATGTGGATCGGTCTGGGGCTCAGCTACGCGGTGCCGCGCCTCCCGCCCAGCTTCTCCATCCTGGCCGTGGCCACCGCGGTCTACCTGGCCGCGTCGGTGGGTCCGGCCGTGGCCGCCGTGGCCGGCCGGGCCACCACCGCCTTCAGCCGCCCAGCACCTCCAGCCCCAGCCGGCGCAGGTGAGCGGCAAACAGCTCCGGGTTCTCGAACATCCAGTCGTGCTCGACGGGCGGACCGGCCGCCACGGTGAAGCCGGCGTGCAGGCGCCGGGCGAACTCCCGACCGTCCGACCGGGCCAGCAGCGTGTCGTGGTTGGCCCACAGCACATGGCAGGGGATGCCGGCCTGGACGACCGCCTCGATGTCCGGCTCGCGCTCGCTCAGGAAACCCCACATGGCCGCGGCCGCCAGCTGGCCGGGATGGGTGACCAGGGACTGGAGGAACGACGCCGCCGCACGCGGCGTGGCCATGGCCAGGATCCCGAGGGGATGGCGCAGGGCCTCGCCGGCCAGTCCGAAGCGCTCCTTCACCCCGAGGGTGTCGGCGAAGACGCACTCCACCACCCGCTCCGGGTGCCGGGCGGCCAGACCGAGCTCCAGGC
The Acidimicrobiales bacterium DNA segment above includes these coding regions:
- a CDS encoding transcriptional repressor, translating into MIPSLSSVHDEVAILLARVEQRYTALRRALVETLAAAGRPVTIREIILTTPELTQSSAYRNITVLIEAGAVRRVSGADDHGRFELGEDLSGHHHHLVCHSCGVVADVRPSPRLERALAEAARAVEEEDAFSVTDHRFDFVGLCSDCR
- a CDS encoding zinc ABC transporter substrate-binding protein → MESRSLLLPALAVVALGAAVAGCGRGPAAAGSSGGDHLSVVAAENFWGSIAAQLGGTRVTVTSIITNPDTDPHSYEPTPADAVALAKADMVVYNGIGYDPWVQQLLAADPAAGRAALDVGDVVGIRPGGNPHRWYSPTNVGRVIDAITAGYEHARPRDASYFDRQRATFLSSGLARYHSLLASIRARYAGTPVGASESIFAPMAQALGLDLLTPASFLDAVSEGGEPTAADKATIDNQIRTHAIKLLVFNSQNATPDVQAQVDAARLAGIPVTAMTETLTPASATFEAWQARQLESLQAALHRATGR
- a CDS encoding ABC transporter ATP-binding protein — protein: MTGAGPQEVISATRAAVALGGRRVWRDLDMQVDAGEFVAVLGPNGAGKSTLVKAVLGLLPLAAGTLTVLGDRPGRHNDAIGYLPQRRSFDAGLRVRGRDMVQLGLDGDRWGVPLPGRTGRRRRSEIRVQQTIELVGAGPFADRPVGEVSGGEQQRLLIAQALVRQPRLLILDEPLDSLDLPNQAAVAALVAKVCGEGVTVVMVAHDVNPILPYLDRVVYLGRGSAVSGAPAEVITSSTLTDLFSTPIEVLHASDGRLVVVGQPEPPAYHADRHTHS
- a CDS encoding metal ABC transporter permease is translated as MFAYHFMVNAFRAGTIVAVAGGLMGWFMVLRRQTFAGHTLAVVGFPGAAGAVWLGVNAAWGYFGFCGAGALLIAALPRATGGDRSHESAGIGVVQAFGLAAGFLFVSLYHGFLNGVSSLLFGSFLGITDGQVLTLLLVCTAAVVALALAGRPLLFASVDPDVAAARGVPVRAVSAGFLLALGLTVAEISQITGALLVFAVLVMPAAAAQALTIRPGAGLAASVVIAVGITWAALTAAYHSSWPIGFWIATFGFGVYLAASGWRRWRSRR
- a CDS encoding metal ABC transporter permease — encoded protein: MAEPAVSLLAHPFMRNAYLAGTAIAVLAGLVGYFVVLRSQVFTGDALSHVAFTGALAALAAGIDARLGLFAATIAVGAGMAVIGRNGRADDVVTGTVFAWVLGVGVLMLTLYTTSNSTGNSAAGVNVLFGSIFGLSAGQARFAAVLASVLVLVVLAGARPLLFASVDDAVAAARGVPVRVLGVGFLAVVGATAAEATQAVGALLLLGLLAAPAGAALRLTSRPYRAMWLSAGLAVASMWIGLGLSYAVPRLPPSFSILAVATAVYLAASVGPAVAAVAGRATTAFSRPAPPAPAGAGERQTAPGSRTSSRARRADRPPR
- a CDS encoding alpha/beta hydrolase, yielding MGCVSAGAGRPLVLLHGYAMQPWTYLGLARVLGKEARVVIPAIFALGGRWTFARALDALVATLDDLGLDRVSLLGHSFGGGLELGLAARHPERVVECVFADTLGVKERFGLAGEALRHPLGILAMATPRAAASFLQSLVTHPGQLAAAAMWGFLSEREPDIEAVVQAGIPCHVLWANHDTLLARSDGREFARRLHAGFTVAAGPPVEHDWMFENPELFAAHLRRLGLEVLGG